From the Salmo trutta chromosome 30, fSalTru1.1, whole genome shotgun sequence genome, one window contains:
- the rnf114 gene encoding E3 ubiquitin-protein ligase RNF114 — MFRYGIRLMNTPSCIERNNRSPKLTAEREEMAMLGSFSSAQQKKNVSGGDRDVTEFLCPVCLEIFDSPVTTHCGHTFCQSCLQACLRPQKPVCAVCRAALGHWAKATDLDALIHTSVAACKGCGAQVGLSQMRGHTAACSKYQEYIEEGVRTTAQTQPNIIGPLPNRFTFSCPYCNCQNLDQDGLVEHCTSQHARDTRHVVCPICASMPWGDPNYRSTDFFQHLKIRHTFSYDTFVDYSTDEHTMIQEALQRSLMEN, encoded by the exons ATGTTTCGCTACGGAAttcgactaatgaatacacccagtTGTATTGAACGTAACAATAGGTCCCCCAAATTGACAGCTGAGAGAGAAGAAATGGCGATGCTAGGATCCTTTAGCTCTGCACAGCAGAAGAAAAATGTTTCTGGAGGCGACAGGGACGtgacagagttcctctgcccGGTTTGTCTGGAGATTTTTGATAGCCCTGTCACAACACACTGTGGACATAC GTTTTGTCAAAGTTGTCTGCAGGCGTGCCTGCGGCCCCAAAAGCCAGTGTGTGCCGTGTGCAGGGCAGCACTGGGTCACTGGGCCAAAGCCACTGACCTAGATGCCCTCATACACACCTCTGTGGCGGCCTGCAAGGGCTGTGGAGcacag GTTGGCCTGTCCCAAATGAGAGGCCACACGGCAGCCTGCTCCAAGTACCAGGAGTACATTGAGGAGGGGGTCAGGACCACTGCCCAGACCCAGCCTAACATTATCGG CCCTTTGCCGAATCGCTTCACCTTCTCCTGCCCGTATTGTAACTGCCAGAACCTTGACCAGGACGGCCTGGTGGAGCACTGCACTTCCCAGCATGCCCGGGACACGCGCCACGTG GTGTGTCCTATCTGTGCCTCTATGCCTTGGGGAGACCCTAACTACAGGAGCACTGACTTCTTCCAGCACCTCAAGATTAGACACACCTTCTCTTATGACACCTTTGTC GACTACTCCACAGACGAACACACTATGATCCAGGAGGCTCTACAGCGCTCCCTCATGGAGAACTGA